From Actinomycetota bacterium:
ATCCGTACCTACTACGATTTCGTCTCGGTGGACGACGACCGGTACTGGATCGACGGGAACTACCGGCAGGTCCTGCTCTCGCCCCGCGAGCTCAACGCCGCCTCGCTGCCGACCCGCACGTTCATCAACGAGCACCTGACGTTCACCCACGGCATGGGCCTGACCCTGAGCCCCGTCAACCAGGTGACCGTGGAAGGCCTGCCGGTCCTCTTCATCAAGGACCTGCCGCCGGCCTCGACCGTCTCGCTTCGGGTCACCCGCCCGCAGATCTATTACGGCGAGATCGCCAACGAATACGTCTTCGTCGGCACCCGGCAGCGCGAGTTCGACCACCCGTCCGGCGAGGCGAACGTCTACGCCCCCTACCGCGGCACGGGCGGCGTCGAGGTCGGCAACATCTGGCGCCGGCTCCTGCTCGCCGTCCGGTTCGGCTCGTCCAAGGTCCTGCTCTCGCAGGACATCACCAACGACAGCCGGGTGCTCTATCACCGAAACATCCTGGCCCGCGCGAGGAAGGCGCTGCCGTTCCTCCGGTTCGACCGCGACCCCTACCTGATCATCGCCGGCGACGGCAGCCTGAAGTGGATGCTCGATGCCTACACCGCCACCGACCGGTATCCCTACGCGCAGCGCCTGATGGACGGCACGAGCTACATGCGAAACAGCGTCAAGCTCGTCATCGACGCCTACGACGGCTCGCTCACCGCGTATGTCAGCGCCCCGGCCGATCCGCTGATCCGGACCTGGGCCGGCATCTTCCCCGGGATCTTCGTTCCGCTCGACAGCATGCCGGCCCACCTGCGCGCGCACATACGGTACCCGGACGACATCTACCGGATCCAGACCAGTCTCTATACCACCTATCACATGGGGGAGCCGGAGGACTTCTACCACCGGGAGGACCAGTGGCAGATCCCCGAGGTCACCAAGGCCGACGAGTCGGTGCCGTTCATGCGCCACATCATCATGCGGCTGCCGGAGGAGTCGCAGGCGGAGTTCATCTACATGGTTCCCTTCACGCCGCGGGGAAAGGAGAACCTGGCGGCGTGGATGGTGGCGCGGAACGACGGCGAGGTCTACGGGAAACTGCTGGTGTACCGGCTCTCCCGTCAGAGCCTCGTGTTCGGGCCTCGACAGATCGAGAACCGGATCAACCAGAACACCGAGGTCGCCCGGCAGATCACCCTGTGGGACCAGCGGGGCTCGCAGGTGATCCGCGGCGACCTGCTGGTGATCCCGATCGAGGAATCACTGGTGTACGTCCAGCCGCTCTATCTCCAGGCGGAAGGCGGGCGGATTCCCGAGCTCAAGCGCGTGATCGTAGCCTATCAGAATCGGGTGGTGATGCAGGAGACCCTGGAGCAGGGCCTGGCCGAGCTGTTCGGCGGCCGGGCGCCGGCGGTCGCCGGCCGAGAGCCGGCGGCGGAGCCGGCGACCAGCGACACGACCGTCCGGGCACTGATCGCCGAGGCATGGCGCCGATACCAGGCC
This genomic window contains:
- a CDS encoding UPF0182 family protein; translated protein: HLALLLAATFLLTALRLWLEEIPALLYSTTGPLIGASYTDLHARLPALRVSALVAVLAAAVVVIGAVQRRLPRYGVLAIGGYLGVAALGRVFFPAAMQKFVVAPTELTRETPYLRHHIAATRQAWGLDSVEVRDLAAEAGLTLADIRANAPTIENVRLWDREPLLRTFGQLQEIRTYYDFVSVDDDRYWIDGNYRQVLLSPRELNAASLPTRTFINEHLTFTHGMGLTLSPVNQVTVEGLPVLFIKDLPPASTVSLRVTRPQIYYGEIANEYVFVGTRQREFDHPSGEANVYAPYRGTGGVEVGNIWRRLLLAVRFGSSKVLLSQDITNDSRVLYHRNILARARKALPFLRFDRDPYLIIAGDGSLKWMLDAYTATDRYPYAQRLMDGTSYMRNSVKLVIDAYDGSLTAYVSAPADPLIRTWAGIFPGIFVPLDSMPAHLRAHIRYPDDIYRIQTSLYTTYHMGEPEDFYHREDQWQIPEVTKADESVPFMRHIIMRLPEESQAEFIYMVPFTPRGKENLAAWMVARNDGEVYGKLLVYRLSRQSLVFGPRQIENRINQNTEVARQITLWDQRGSQVIRGDLLVIPIEESLVYVQPLYLQAEGGRIPELKRVIVAYQNRVVMQETLEQGLAELFGGRAPAVAGREPAAEPATSDTTVRALIAEAWRRYQAALEANRQVDWARYGEEFRRLGEALERLEAGTGEP